A stretch of Miscanthus floridulus cultivar M001 chromosome 13, ASM1932011v1, whole genome shotgun sequence DNA encodes these proteins:
- the LOC136500494 gene encoding stigma-specific STIG1-like protein 3, which produces MAKLTAIVLLMLLAAATAGTVTDAGGTLPAGRQQARTRRSRFLLANSPSPYACSKKSAAAVCFAPGSPGATCCGGQCVDTVASADHCGSCNKVCKHDRSTCCVGRCVDLLADKDHCGACGNQCNKKCSNGFCDYAL; this is translated from the coding sequence ATGGCGAAACTCACGGCGATCGTCCTGCTGATGTTGCTGGCTGCCGCAACGGCTGGCACGGTCACTGACGCCGGCGGTACCCTCCCAGCAGGTCGCCAACAagccaggaccaggaggagccGTTTCCTGCTTGCCAACTCGCCGTCGCCGTACGCTTGCTCCAAGAAGTCAGCCGCCGCCGTGTGCTTCGCTCCGGGCAGCCCAGGCGCGACGTGCTGCGGCGGGCAGTGCGTGGACACGGTCGCCAGCGCCGACCACTGCGGCAGCTGCAACAAGGTCTGCAAGCACGATCGGAGCACGTGCTGCGTCGGCCGCTGCGTCGACCTGCTCGCCGACAAGGACCACTGCGGCGCGTGCGGGAACCAGTGCAACAAGAAATGCAGCAACGGCTTCTGTGACTACGCCCTGTAA
- the LOC136500377 gene encoding probable 26S proteasome non-ATPase regulatory subunit 3 isoform X1, which produces MPEDVQMNDSEPQPAAPAPAAAAPALSTLHPALMSDLKEIATVIEAGSLSKEVRRISRAFRLTVALRRRVAARDVSAFLAFALPPSSEAYGRLTALVPKEDDTEMDVDAAAPATQISIKHGLPEIEIFCYLLVLIFLIDQKKYDEAKACANVSIARLKNLNRRTVDVLASRLYFYYSYVYELTNSLAEIRGNLLALHRMATLHRDELGQETLLNLLLRNYLHYNLYDQAEKLRSKAPRFEAHSNQQFCRYLFYLGKIRTIQLEYTDAKESLLQAARKAPTTARGFRIQCNKWAIIVRLLLGEIPERTVFMQKGMKKALTPYFELTNAVRVGDLELFRAVADKFASTFSADRTRNLIVRLRHNVIRTGLRNISISYSRISLADIAKKLRLDSENPIADAESIVAKAIRDGAIDATIDHANGWMVSKETGDVYSTNEPQIAFNSRIAFCLNMHNEAVKAMRFPPNSHKEKESAEKRRERLQQEEELAKHMAEEDDDDF; this is translated from the exons ATGCCGGAAGACGTGCAGATGAACGACTCGGAGCCCCAGCCTGCGGCCCCAGctcccgccgccgcggcgccggcgcTCTCCACACTGCACC CGGCGCTTATGTCAGATCTGAAGGAGATCGCGACCGTGATCGAGGCCGGCTCTCTGTCCAAGGAGGTCCGCCGGATCTCCCGCGCCTTCCGCCTCACCGTCGCGCTCCGCCGCCGCGTCGCCGCGCGGGACGTCTCTGCCTTCCTCGCCTTCGCGCTTCCCCCGTCCTCCGAAGCCTACGGACGCCTTACCGCCCTGGTGCCCAAG GAAGATGATACTGAGATGGATGTTGATGCTGCGGCTCCGGCAACTCAGATTTCAATCAAACATGGTCTCCCTGAGATTGAAATattttgctacttgcttgtactGATTTTCCTTATTGATCAGAAGAAATATGATGAG GCTAAAGCATGCGCAAATGTGAGCATTGCTCGCCTGAAGAACCTAAACCGGAGAACTGTTGATGTCCTGGCATCTCGTCTGTACTTTTATTACTCTTATGTGTATGAGCTTACCAACAGCCTTGCTGAAATACGTGG GAATCTGCTTGCTCTACACAGAATGGCAACTTTGCACCGTGACGAGCTTGGCCAG GAAACACTACTCAATCTCCTCCTCCGCAATTACCTCCACTACAACTTGTATGATCAAGCAGAAAAGCTTAGATCAAAGGCACCTCGTTTTGAAGCACATTCCAATCAACAA TTTTGCCGATACTTGTTCTACTTGGGCAAAATTAGGACAATTCAGTTGGAGTACACTGATGCTAAAGAAAGCCTCCTGCAAGCTGCTCGTAAGGCACCAACAACAGCCCGTGGTTTTCGGATTCAGTGCAACAAATGGGCTATCATAGTGAGGCTGCTGCTTGGAGAGATTCCAGAGAGGACTGTTTTCATGCAGAAAGGAATGAAGAAAGCTCTGACACCTTACTTTGAGCTAACAAAT GCTGTCAGGGTTGGGGACCTTGAACTGTTTAGGGCCGTCGCGGACAAATTTGCAAGCACATTCAGCGCAGACAGGACTCGCAACTTGATTGTGAGGCTGCGCCACAATGTCATTCGAACTGGACTGCGCAACATTAGCATTTCTTACTCAAGGATCTCCCTTGCTGATATTGCTAAGAAGCTCAGACTAGACTCTGAGAACCCTATTGCTGATGCGGAAAGCATTGTAGCCAAGGCCATAAGAGATGGCGCAATTGACGCCACCATAGATCATGCAAATGGCTGGATGGTTTCGAAGGAAACTGGTGATGTCTACTCGACAAATGAGCCACAGATTGCATTCAACTCCAGGATTGCGTTCTGCCTCAACATGCACAATGAGGCAGTCAAGGCGATGAGATTCCCCCCTAATTCTCACAAGGAAAAGGAGAGCGCTGAGAAGCGCCGAGAGAGGCTTCAGCAGGAGGAAGAACTGGCTAAGCACATGgctgaggaggatgacgatgacttCTAA
- the LOC136500377 gene encoding probable 26S proteasome non-ATPase regulatory subunit 3 isoform X2, protein MPEDVQMNDSEPQPAAPAPAAAAPALSTLHHLKEIATVIEAGSLSKEVRRISRAFRLTVALRRRVAARDVSAFLAFALPPSSEAYGRLTALVPKEDDTEMDVDAAAPATQISIKHGLPEIEIFCYLLVLIFLIDQKKYDEAKACANVSIARLKNLNRRTVDVLASRLYFYYSYVYELTNSLAEIRGNLLALHRMATLHRDELGQETLLNLLLRNYLHYNLYDQAEKLRSKAPRFEAHSNQQFCRYLFYLGKIRTIQLEYTDAKESLLQAARKAPTTARGFRIQCNKWAIIVRLLLGEIPERTVFMQKGMKKALTPYFELTNAVRVGDLELFRAVADKFASTFSADRTRNLIVRLRHNVIRTGLRNISISYSRISLADIAKKLRLDSENPIADAESIVAKAIRDGAIDATIDHANGWMVSKETGDVYSTNEPQIAFNSRIAFCLNMHNEAVKAMRFPPNSHKEKESAEKRRERLQQEEELAKHMAEEDDDDF, encoded by the exons ATGCCGGAAGACGTGCAGATGAACGACTCGGAGCCCCAGCCTGCGGCCCCAGctcccgccgccgcggcgccggcgcTCTCCACACTGCACC ATCTGAAGGAGATCGCGACCGTGATCGAGGCCGGCTCTCTGTCCAAGGAGGTCCGCCGGATCTCCCGCGCCTTCCGCCTCACCGTCGCGCTCCGCCGCCGCGTCGCCGCGCGGGACGTCTCTGCCTTCCTCGCCTTCGCGCTTCCCCCGTCCTCCGAAGCCTACGGACGCCTTACCGCCCTGGTGCCCAAG GAAGATGATACTGAGATGGATGTTGATGCTGCGGCTCCGGCAACTCAGATTTCAATCAAACATGGTCTCCCTGAGATTGAAATattttgctacttgcttgtactGATTTTCCTTATTGATCAGAAGAAATATGATGAG GCTAAAGCATGCGCAAATGTGAGCATTGCTCGCCTGAAGAACCTAAACCGGAGAACTGTTGATGTCCTGGCATCTCGTCTGTACTTTTATTACTCTTATGTGTATGAGCTTACCAACAGCCTTGCTGAAATACGTGG GAATCTGCTTGCTCTACACAGAATGGCAACTTTGCACCGTGACGAGCTTGGCCAG GAAACACTACTCAATCTCCTCCTCCGCAATTACCTCCACTACAACTTGTATGATCAAGCAGAAAAGCTTAGATCAAAGGCACCTCGTTTTGAAGCACATTCCAATCAACAA TTTTGCCGATACTTGTTCTACTTGGGCAAAATTAGGACAATTCAGTTGGAGTACACTGATGCTAAAGAAAGCCTCCTGCAAGCTGCTCGTAAGGCACCAACAACAGCCCGTGGTTTTCGGATTCAGTGCAACAAATGGGCTATCATAGTGAGGCTGCTGCTTGGAGAGATTCCAGAGAGGACTGTTTTCATGCAGAAAGGAATGAAGAAAGCTCTGACACCTTACTTTGAGCTAACAAAT GCTGTCAGGGTTGGGGACCTTGAACTGTTTAGGGCCGTCGCGGACAAATTTGCAAGCACATTCAGCGCAGACAGGACTCGCAACTTGATTGTGAGGCTGCGCCACAATGTCATTCGAACTGGACTGCGCAACATTAGCATTTCTTACTCAAGGATCTCCCTTGCTGATATTGCTAAGAAGCTCAGACTAGACTCTGAGAACCCTATTGCTGATGCGGAAAGCATTGTAGCCAAGGCCATAAGAGATGGCGCAATTGACGCCACCATAGATCATGCAAATGGCTGGATGGTTTCGAAGGAAACTGGTGATGTCTACTCGACAAATGAGCCACAGATTGCATTCAACTCCAGGATTGCGTTCTGCCTCAACATGCACAATGAGGCAGTCAAGGCGATGAGATTCCCCCCTAATTCTCACAAGGAAAAGGAGAGCGCTGAGAAGCGCCGAGAGAGGCTTCAGCAGGAGGAAGAACTGGCTAAGCACATGgctgaggaggatgacgatgacttCTAA
- the LOC136501773 gene encoding methionine aminopeptidase 2-1-like, whose amino-acid sequence MADEAAAQAPSPARFTARELAAAEQLIHLSESSCSSYAGALPRGSVASASSTSSPRSVNAPPVPLPPATPAPPPPAAGAGLLAAAAEDDEEEEDEDQQEVGGRRRRNKRYRPIAEIYAATEPKPIGAGARRRKADRPRTDAAPEAAGK is encoded by the coding sequence ATGGCCGACGAGGCGGCGGCGCAGGCCCCGTCCCCGGCGCGGTTCACGGCGCGGGAGCTCGCGGCGGCGGAGCAGCTCATCCACCTCAGCGAGAGCAGCTGCTCCTCCTACGCCGGCGCCCTCCCGCGGGGCTCCGTCGCGTccgcctcctccacctcgtccccGCGCTCCGTCAACGCGCCGCCTGTGCCGCTCCCGCCGGCtacccctgctcctcctcctcctgctgctggtgCTGGGTTATTAGCCGCCGCGGCCGAGGATGAcgaggaagaggaggacgaggaccaGCAGGAGGTGGGCGGGAGGCGCCGCAGGAACAAGCGCTACCGCCCGATCGCCGAGATCTACGCGGCCACCGAGCCCAAGCCGATCGGGGCCGGGGCGCGCCGCAGGAAGGCGGACAGGCCCAGGACAGACGCCGCGCCGGAAGCCGCCGGGAAGTAG